One Microbacterium marinum genomic window carries:
- a CDS encoding phage major capsid protein, with amino-acid sequence MTAIATRIKELADEQRKAWETEGKPLADIASERALTADEREKFERLERAYNEFDDRITLLSQQRDLEQRAADFAGDLLGNRSAFGNAVDVKRFADEIRGVLNGENRDRFTDYVPSAAEVRAIMSGEARALSVGVAAAGGNAVGKTYLQQLLEPLRQFSGLYAAGAYTLVTEKGEDVILPRLASFGSAASTAELVQVGGTDPSFNQVTFGTKRFGQFVGISNDLVVDSLVDIEGLTARLIGENISAALGQDLATGTGTAAPHGIANATTAGVTGATGAGGAPTWENLIDLQESVLAPYHANAAWVLSNSAVASVRKMKDSSGRYLWEPNGQTGTASQLLGAPVHRDPFIAGVGLGAKSIFFGDFSRYWIRLVGNTRVERSDHALFGSDQVAFRGVLRADGRLMDASAVKHFIGGAS; translated from the coding sequence ATGACTGCCATCGCAACCCGTATCAAGGAACTCGCCGACGAGCAGCGCAAGGCGTGGGAGACGGAGGGCAAGCCGCTCGCCGACATCGCGTCCGAGCGTGCCCTCACGGCCGACGAGCGCGAGAAGTTCGAGCGTCTGGAACGCGCCTACAACGAGTTCGACGACCGGATCACGCTGCTCTCCCAGCAGCGCGACCTCGAGCAGCGCGCCGCCGATTTCGCCGGCGATCTGCTCGGCAACCGGTCCGCATTCGGCAACGCCGTCGACGTGAAGCGATTCGCCGACGAGATCCGCGGCGTGCTGAACGGCGAGAACCGCGACCGGTTCACGGACTACGTGCCGAGCGCGGCCGAGGTCCGTGCGATCATGTCGGGCGAGGCGCGTGCGCTCTCGGTCGGCGTCGCGGCCGCCGGCGGCAACGCTGTCGGGAAGACCTACCTGCAGCAGTTGCTCGAGCCGCTGCGGCAGTTCTCGGGGCTCTACGCCGCGGGCGCGTACACGCTCGTCACCGAGAAGGGCGAAGACGTGATCCTGCCCCGGCTCGCGTCGTTCGGCTCGGCCGCGTCGACCGCCGAACTCGTGCAGGTCGGCGGCACCGACCCGTCGTTCAATCAGGTGACCTTCGGCACGAAGCGATTCGGCCAGTTCGTCGGGATCTCGAACGACCTCGTCGTCGACTCGCTCGTCGACATCGAGGGGCTGACGGCCCGCCTCATCGGTGAGAACATCTCGGCCGCGCTCGGCCAGGATCTCGCCACCGGCACGGGCACCGCTGCGCCCCACGGCATCGCGAACGCCACGACCGCCGGCGTCACCGGCGCGACGGGCGCCGGCGGTGCGCCGACGTGGGAAAACCTGATCGACCTGCAGGAATCGGTGCTCGCGCCGTACCACGCGAACGCCGCGTGGGTGCTGTCGAACTCGGCCGTCGCCTCGGTCCGCAAGATGAAGGATTCCTCGGGCCGCTACCTGTGGGAGCCGAACGGCCAGACCGGCACCGCGTCGCAGTTGCTCGGCGCGCCCGTGCACCGCGACCCCTTCATCGCGGGCGTCGGCCTCGGAGCGAAGTCGATCTTCTTCGGCGATTTCTCGCGCTACTGGATCCGCCTCGTCGGAAACACCCGCGTCGAGCGCTCCGACCACGCGCTGTTCGGTTCGGATCAGGTCGCGTTCCGCGGCGTGCTGCGGGCTGACGGGCGTCTCATGGACGCCTCGGCCGTGAAGCACTTCATCGGCGGCGCGTCCTGA
- a CDS encoding phage gp6-like head-tail connector protein produces MASNWPLHAADLRKALQYDVGQDDAGELELFMAAACERIDVHTGRSTEPTRHEVDGKVPTVFVLAARAVAKLWWQQEKKGPRARPTEGEDPAAGMAGVDLPSKVAGWLKPYPPRLYPGDAE; encoded by the coding sequence ATGGCGAGCAACTGGCCGCTACACGCCGCCGATCTGCGGAAGGCGTTGCAATACGACGTCGGGCAGGACGACGCCGGCGAACTGGAACTGTTCATGGCCGCCGCGTGCGAGCGCATCGACGTTCACACGGGCCGCTCGACCGAGCCGACCCGCCACGAGGTCGACGGGAAGGTGCCGACCGTGTTCGTGCTCGCCGCCCGGGCCGTCGCGAAACTCTGGTGGCAGCAGGAGAAAAAGGGGCCGCGCGCTCGGCCGACCGAGGGTGAAGACCCGGCCGCCGGCATGGCGGGCGTCGATCTGCCGAGCAAGGTCGCCGGGTGGCTCAAGCCGTACCCGCCGCGCCTGTATCCGGGTGATGCCGAGTGA
- a CDS encoding phage tail tube protein: MSTQLDYSVGIGREVNYGVAVTPTRFVESEAKATYDVQTVKGRGLRPGKGVARSSRHSISRFEGSTDIEIEVPTSGFGMLLNAVMGSVTNTLVSAGLYQQVHTLSKTDPHPTFTIQEVLPTLDGVYTHPHTFAGCAFDSLEISAKEGEYVQAKLSATIRRLLTDVAATAASYPAVDSLFTFVGGEIRVGTATLAAPTTTALATVLGAPKGNVRDASVAVKRNLDSNGYNLGGAGYRVRQPVLGRPEVTGKLTVEYTDNDLRDAYLNQQNLSMLLTFTNGTAALQIALPAIRLKGEVPASNGGEPITQSIDFEAFDNGTAAEPIWITYRTLDTTP, from the coding sequence GTGAGCACGCAACTCGACTACTCGGTCGGAATCGGTCGAGAGGTGAACTACGGCGTCGCTGTCACGCCGACACGGTTTGTCGAGTCGGAGGCGAAAGCGACCTACGACGTACAGACCGTGAAGGGTCGCGGGCTGCGACCCGGCAAGGGCGTCGCGCGGTCGTCGCGTCACTCGATCTCGCGGTTCGAGGGCTCGACCGACATCGAGATCGAGGTTCCGACGTCGGGGTTCGGGATGCTGCTCAATGCGGTCATGGGTTCCGTGACGAACACTCTCGTCTCGGCCGGCCTGTATCAGCAGGTTCACACACTGTCGAAGACGGACCCGCACCCGACGTTCACGATCCAGGAGGTGTTGCCCACGCTTGACGGTGTGTACACGCACCCGCACACGTTCGCCGGCTGCGCTTTCGACTCGCTCGAGATCTCGGCCAAGGAAGGTGAGTACGTTCAGGCAAAGTTGTCGGCGACGATTCGCCGGCTGCTCACGGACGTCGCCGCGACGGCCGCGTCGTACCCCGCGGTCGACTCGCTGTTCACGTTCGTAGGCGGTGAGATTCGTGTTGGGACGGCCACGCTCGCCGCCCCGACGACGACGGCGCTCGCGACTGTGCTCGGCGCACCGAAGGGCAACGTTCGCGACGCGTCGGTCGCTGTCAAGCGCAATCTGGACTCGAACGGGTACAACCTCGGCGGGGCCGGATATCGCGTGCGGCAGCCGGTCCTCGGGCGTCCCGAGGTCACGGGGAAACTGACGGTGGAGTACACCGACAACGACCTGCGAGATGCGTACCTGAATCAGCAGAATCTTTCGATGCTGCTGACGTTCACGAACGGGACCGCCGCGCTGCAGATCGCTCTTCCCGCGATCCGCCTCAAGGGCGAAGTTCCGGCGTCGAACGGCGGCGAGCCGATCACGCAGTCGATCGACTTCGAGGCGTTCGACAACGGGACCGCGGCCGAGCCGATCTGGATCACGTACCGCACGCTGGACACGACCCCGTGA
- a CDS encoding phage tail tape measure protein has product MAAKGGKDFLISILADDTEARSVFDGFGSFVKKAAGGISAAMLAGGVQDAFMGAFEAQQSTAELAAELGVAGDEADRLGAVASAVWADGFGEAPEVNSAIGDIRRNLGEMADDDLERVAGKALAVSTVFEEDVARTIGGVSALVKNDLVDSVDEGMDVIAAGLASTANRGEDLLDTFTEYSPFFAKLGFDAQQSLGLMNQGMEAGARNSDFLADALKEFTIRAQEPVVKTAEEMAAAYERVEQAGASLARAQQNEIASQQSLNEARAQAAMDLADMADQLEGAELSTRSAELALQRAQENAAKVAGDSEATQLDRDEAALAVDQAIFALEQQREATEELRREKADADRAGVEGSAQVQAAHERVADAQKASAEAAADVAEANAAAADNTTPLGKAYERLGIDAAWAANAIATGGPEAQRALQMVRDGLLGVTDPVERNALAVQFFGTKAEDLQGALYAMDPSTAVDAMGNVAGAADRVGQAITDGPMKEIEAMSRDKDLMIQGFLDTDGPMGDLARTWAVWGGEISGVLGALGPLAGAMLLFRGAQVAGTAATAANTGAMIANNAAWWASPVTWIIAGILVAIGLLVAAGIWLVENWDGVSAFFGDVWENMMTGAETATDWIGDRLGEIGDWFGSLGDGVTGVMNFIGDGIMGAGHAIATGFAWLWNNTLGAIDISIPDWVPFIGGNHIGFDKIVIPALAAGGVALGPTLALIGEAGPEAVVPLSQAGDYGLGGSGDGEVTHVVLNLDGRTVYEAVERHKRKRR; this is encoded by the coding sequence GTGGCTGCGAAGGGTGGCAAAGACTTCCTGATTAGCATCCTCGCGGACGACACCGAAGCCCGGAGCGTCTTCGACGGGTTCGGGTCGTTCGTGAAGAAAGCCGCCGGCGGCATCTCGGCGGCGATGCTCGCCGGCGGTGTCCAGGATGCGTTCATGGGCGCATTCGAGGCCCAGCAGTCGACGGCGGAACTCGCCGCCGAACTCGGCGTCGCCGGCGACGAGGCCGACCGCCTCGGGGCGGTCGCGTCCGCGGTGTGGGCTGACGGGTTCGGGGAAGCGCCCGAGGTGAACTCGGCGATCGGCGACATTCGTCGCAACCTCGGCGAGATGGCCGACGACGACCTCGAGCGCGTCGCCGGCAAGGCGCTCGCGGTGTCGACCGTGTTCGAGGAAGACGTCGCGCGCACGATCGGCGGCGTGTCCGCGCTCGTGAAGAACGATCTCGTCGACTCGGTCGATGAGGGTATGGACGTGATCGCGGCCGGCCTCGCGTCGACCGCGAACCGTGGCGAGGATCTGCTCGACACCTTCACGGAGTACTCGCCGTTCTTTGCGAAACTCGGGTTCGACGCACAGCAGTCGCTCGGGCTGATGAATCAGGGCATGGAGGCCGGCGCTCGAAACAGTGACTTTCTCGCGGACGCGCTGAAAGAGTTCACGATCCGGGCTCAGGAACCCGTCGTGAAGACGGCCGAGGAAATGGCGGCCGCGTACGAGCGGGTCGAGCAGGCCGGCGCATCCCTCGCCCGTGCTCAGCAGAACGAGATCGCGTCTCAGCAGTCGCTCAATGAGGCCCGCGCGCAGGCCGCGATGGATCTCGCCGACATGGCCGATCAACTCGAGGGGGCGGAACTCAGCACCCGGTCGGCCGAACTGGCGCTGCAGCGTGCACAGGAGAACGCCGCGAAGGTGGCGGGCGACTCGGAAGCGACGCAACTCGATCGCGACGAGGCGGCCCTCGCCGTCGATCAGGCGATATTCGCGCTCGAGCAGCAGCGCGAGGCGACGGAGGAACTGCGGCGCGAGAAGGCCGATGCCGACCGTGCCGGGGTGGAGGGATCCGCACAGGTTCAGGCGGCGCACGAGCGCGTCGCGGATGCTCAGAAGGCGAGCGCCGAGGCGGCAGCCGACGTCGCGGAAGCGAACGCGGCCGCGGCTGACAACACGACCCCGCTCGGCAAGGCGTACGAGCGGCTGGGGATCGACGCCGCGTGGGCGGCGAACGCGATCGCAACCGGTGGCCCCGAGGCGCAACGCGCGCTGCAGATGGTCCGTGACGGGCTGCTCGGCGTGACGGATCCGGTCGAGCGGAACGCGCTTGCGGTGCAGTTCTTCGGCACGAAAGCCGAAGATCTGCAGGGCGCGCTCTACGCGATGGACCCGTCGACGGCCGTCGACGCGATGGGGAACGTCGCCGGTGCAGCCGACCGCGTCGGGCAGGCGATCACCGATGGGCCGATGAAAGAGATCGAGGCCATGAGCCGCGACAAGGATCTGATGATCCAGGGATTCCTAGACACGGATGGGCCGATGGGTGACCTCGCTCGAACGTGGGCCGTCTGGGGCGGGGAGATCTCGGGCGTGCTCGGCGCGCTCGGTCCGCTCGCCGGTGCGATGCTGCTGTTCCGTGGGGCTCAGGTCGCCGGCACGGCCGCGACCGCGGCGAACACCGGCGCGATGATCGCGAACAACGCGGCATGGTGGGCATCCCCGGTTACATGGATCATCGCCGGCATCCTCGTCGCGATCGGGCTGCTCGTCGCGGCCGGCATCTGGCTCGTCGAGAACTGGGACGGCGTCTCGGCGTTCTTCGGCGACGTGTGGGAAAACATGATGACCGGCGCCGAGACGGCGACTGACTGGATCGGCGATCGCCTCGGCGAGATCGGCGACTGGTTCGGTAGCCTCGGCGACGGCGTCACCGGCGTTATGAACTTCATCGGCGATGGAATCATGGGCGCCGGCCACGCGATCGCAACCGGATTCGCCTGGCTCTGGAACAACACACTCGGCGCGATCGACATCTCAATTCCCGACTGGGTGCCGTTCATCGGCGGCAATCACATCGGGTTCGACAAGATCGTCATCCCCGCGCTCGCGGCCGGCGGCGTCGCACTCGGGCCGACGCTCGCCCTCATCGGCGAGGCCGGTCCCGAGGCGGTCGTGCCGCTGTCGCAAGCAGGCGACTACGGGCTCGGCGGAAGCGGCGACGGCGAGGTGACGCACGTCGTGCTGAATCTCGACGGTCGCACAGTGTACGAGGCGGTCGAACGCCACAAGCGAAAGCGGAGGTAA
- a CDS encoding immunoglobulin domain-containing protein, translated as MQAGPAGFEAAIGERDALTVAAPSPGGNLGAANGWAREIEVIRSLDGELPDAASDVVGSVSAEMTVRGDAYAASAPRLLRASEAAAWLQSATSCAVGYDGLTVPVFAGLVNDLDASEESGDLVLTARDAADRLTKPVRLKPYGSNMDRRGREGRHPTNTSAVVTAILHENGIRVTPAPRSDACELYVPGVGGWLADIGWTYPQGAGVPVDGWLEPSRFAVAPKATGEQLRGFFKTRRNYGGSRSMFEAFVNVTSGMSRAVLSVLLEGSRFILRVTGGKVVVEATNGGGAVEIMSANVATGWRHLCFEVGGNYRRLWIDAAQVFASDTAWPITVSAQEINYVQWDAGGVQGVAAYWQPTTNTRPSAGYVAHSPEADVAQGALDVIGIPAVDGRESWDVLKEIAAAELGMVGFDESGRFAFRTRAMIADGLIPVATWDVDLVDDLHPSVSLDSVVTRATATVRPLRGVDAGLGAETEETAAQPSFMLSDLFSIEPGSSYLDLATGDPVLSYQQKVSIIQQQGGAYTAALGMAVCQDPGGLVRYEGMQLSAWIQPLDTRTIRVHFLNNSGQALFPVWPWDWTEAGGVSGPVPYNLSAGSPALWILGVQFGDYWDSPVTIDRTNAGAATWGDRVYAFPDSDWRQDVWTTRAFIDGFLSATGSPRATLAQVTVPADPRWQIGDLVRLTDWRGRQPGIVARITSSRLRISHEVENGMIGTYGLRQVAGSPPTIVTQPADGARNAGSTMTFTVATSGATSHRWQMQERPGVEWRDVGVGTSYTTPTLEPAHSERRYRCNAAGLFGDEWTREARVIMAAPGAPAVTQHPASTGAQVGSPVSISAAASGDPLPSLQWQRSNPPGSPFVDVPGATVSPLAFTADMSNAGNYRAVFTNSGGTAISNIALVDVYWD; from the coding sequence ATGCAGGCAGGTCCGGCAGGATTCGAGGCGGCGATCGGAGAGCGCGACGCGCTCACGGTCGCCGCCCCGTCCCCGGGCGGCAACCTCGGCGCGGCGAACGGGTGGGCTCGAGAGATCGAGGTCATTCGCTCGCTCGACGGGGAACTGCCCGACGCGGCGTCCGATGTCGTCGGCTCGGTGTCAGCGGAGATGACCGTTCGCGGGGATGCTTACGCGGCGTCCGCGCCACGTCTGTTGCGGGCGTCTGAGGCGGCCGCGTGGCTGCAGTCGGCGACGTCGTGCGCGGTCGGGTACGACGGGCTGACCGTGCCGGTGTTCGCCGGCCTCGTGAACGATCTCGACGCGTCCGAGGAATCCGGCGACCTCGTGCTGACCGCTCGCGACGCGGCCGACCGACTGACAAAGCCGGTCCGGCTCAAGCCGTACGGGTCGAACATGGACCGTCGCGGCCGCGAGGGTCGCCACCCGACGAACACCTCGGCGGTCGTGACGGCGATCCTGCATGAGAACGGGATTCGCGTCACGCCGGCGCCTCGCTCGGACGCGTGCGAACTGTACGTTCCGGGTGTCGGGGGGTGGCTCGCTGACATCGGATGGACGTACCCACAGGGTGCCGGCGTCCCGGTCGACGGGTGGCTCGAGCCGTCCCGATTCGCCGTCGCTCCGAAGGCGACCGGCGAGCAGTTGCGCGGGTTCTTCAAGACCCGACGCAACTACGGCGGCAGCCGGTCGATGTTCGAGGCGTTCGTGAACGTAACAAGCGGCATGAGTCGCGCCGTCCTGTCTGTGCTGCTTGAGGGCTCGCGGTTCATTCTGCGCGTAACCGGCGGAAAAGTCGTCGTCGAGGCGACCAACGGGGGCGGCGCGGTTGAGATCATGTCGGCGAACGTGGCGACCGGGTGGCGGCATCTCTGTTTCGAGGTCGGCGGGAACTACCGGCGACTGTGGATCGACGCCGCTCAGGTGTTCGCGTCCGACACCGCATGGCCGATCACCGTGTCGGCGCAAGAGATCAACTATGTGCAGTGGGACGCCGGCGGCGTGCAGGGCGTCGCCGCGTACTGGCAGCCGACGACGAACACCCGGCCGAGCGCCGGCTACGTCGCTCACTCGCCCGAGGCCGACGTCGCTCAGGGCGCGCTCGACGTGATCGGCATCCCTGCCGTCGACGGCCGCGAGTCGTGGGACGTCCTGAAAGAGATCGCGGCCGCCGAACTCGGCATGGTCGGATTCGATGAGAGCGGCCGGTTCGCGTTCCGCACTCGCGCGATGATCGCGGATGGGCTGATCCCCGTCGCGACGTGGGACGTCGACCTAGTCGACGATCTGCACCCGTCCGTGTCTCTCGACAGTGTCGTGACGCGCGCGACGGCGACTGTGCGGCCGCTGCGCGGCGTCGACGCCGGCCTCGGCGCCGAGACGGAGGAAACTGCGGCACAGCCGTCGTTCATGCTGAGTGATCTGTTCTCGATCGAGCCGGGATCCTCATATCTCGATCTCGCGACCGGCGATCCGGTGCTGTCGTATCAGCAGAAAGTGAGCATCATCCAGCAGCAGGGCGGCGCTTACACGGCGGCTCTCGGCATGGCGGTCTGTCAGGATCCGGGCGGGCTGGTCCGATACGAGGGAATGCAACTCTCGGCATGGATCCAGCCGCTCGACACCCGCACGATCCGCGTGCACTTCCTGAATAACTCGGGGCAGGCGCTCTTCCCGGTCTGGCCCTGGGACTGGACCGAGGCCGGCGGTGTCTCTGGTCCGGTGCCGTACAACCTCAGCGCGGGCTCGCCGGCGCTGTGGATCCTCGGCGTGCAGTTCGGCGACTATTGGGATAGTCCGGTAACGATCGACCGCACGAACGCCGGCGCCGCGACATGGGGAGATCGCGTGTACGCGTTCCCCGACTCGGACTGGCGACAGGACGTGTGGACGACACGCGCGTTCATCGACGGTTTCCTCTCGGCCACGGGATCCCCGCGGGCGACGCTCGCTCAGGTCACCGTGCCGGCCGACCCGCGCTGGCAGATCGGAGATCTCGTCAGGCTCACCGATTGGCGCGGTCGTCAACCGGGGATCGTCGCCCGCATCACCTCGAGCCGGCTGCGGATCTCGCATGAGGTCGAGAACGGCATGATCGGAACGTACGGGCTGCGGCAGGTTGCCGGATCCCCGCCGACGATCGTCACTCAGCCGGCAGACGGTGCGCGCAATGCCGGCTCGACGATGACGTTCACCGTCGCCACGAGCGGCGCGACGTCGCATCGCTGGCAGATGCAAGAGCGCCCGGGGGTGGAGTGGCGCGACGTCGGGGTCGGTACGTCCTACACGACGCCGACTCTCGAGCCGGCGCACTCGGAGCGTCGCTACCGGTGCAACGCGGCCGGGCTCTTCGGCGATGAGTGGACGCGCGAGGCGCGCGTCATCATGGCTGCACCTGGCGCGCCCGCGGTGACACAGCACCCGGCGAGCACGGGGGCACAGGTCGGGTCGCCGGTGTCCATCTCGGCCGCGGCGTCGGGGGATCCCCTGCCGTCGCTGCAGTGGCAGCGCTCGAACCCGCCGGGATCGCCGTTCGTCGACGTACCCGGGGCGACGGTGTCACCTCTGGCATTCACGGCCGACATGTCGAACGCCGGCAATTACCGCGCGGTGTTCACGAACTCGGGGGGAACCGCGATCTCGAACATCGCTCTCGTCGACGTCTATTGGGACTAG
- a CDS encoding phage holin: MNTFWEQFAAWFTEDRRSKIYAVTIAVTAVLTGAGTLAPAHAEPILVVVQGVLAAIAAAVQLSNLTWAGRARWYTSVGRAALYAGAGSVGALLVAFGILSPDQVDEALQVVAGVLTIIGSVLGVIYLKPDTV; encoded by the coding sequence ATGAACACTTTCTGGGAGCAGTTCGCGGCATGGTTCACGGAGGACCGCCGGTCGAAGATCTACGCCGTGACGATCGCCGTCACGGCAGTTCTCACCGGGGCGGGCACGCTCGCCCCGGCCCACGCCGAGCCGATCCTCGTCGTCGTGCAGGGCGTGCTCGCCGCGATCGCCGCGGCGGTGCAGTTGTCCAACCTCACATGGGCGGGCCGTGCGCGCTGGTACACGTCTGTCGGTCGCGCGGCGCTGTACGCCGGCGCCGGATCGGTGGGCGCGCTGCTCGTCGCGTTCGGGATCCTCTCGCCCGATCAGGTCGACGAGGCGCTGCAGGTCGTCGCCGGCGTTCTGACGATCATCGGTTCGGTGCTCGGCGTGATCTACCTCAAGCCGGACACGGTCTGA
- a CDS encoding DUF2510 domain-containing protein, with translation MTIPAGWYPDPENTAYRRRWTGTEWTDERELAPPVLLRRRGPGVLGVISIAIGIAALAFGLLGVFLQMPGSLWTGVVGGLFIAAGSMPRPPVVVDGSPRLPAWKRFVLPILFFAVVAFIIYLFVLIVGMISN, from the coding sequence ATGACGATCCCCGCCGGGTGGTATCCCGACCCCGAGAACACCGCCTACCGTCGCCGGTGGACCGGCACCGAATGGACCGACGAGCGGGAACTCGCCCCGCCCGTCCTGCTCCGACGTCGCGGCCCAGGGGTGCTCGGGGTGATCTCTATCGCGATCGGCATCGCAGCCCTGGCGTTCGGGCTGCTCGGCGTGTTTCTGCAGATGCCCGGGTCGCTGTGGACCGGCGTCGTCGGCGGGCTCTTCATCGCGGCCGGCTCGATGCCCCGACCGCCCGTCGTCGTCGACGGGTCGCCACGCCTCCCCGCGTGGAAACGATTCGTGCTGCCGATCCTGTTCTTCGCGGTGGTCGCCTTCATCATCTATCTATTCGTGTTGATCGTCGGGATGATTTCTAACTGA
- a CDS encoding helix-turn-helix domain-containing protein has translation MLDRLFTTTEVAAIARRHVVTVRLALEAGDLHGTQRVPRGRWLVAEPCLAAYLEGRRCDHRQ, from the coding sequence ATGCTCGACCGACTCTTCACGACAACGGAAGTTGCGGCGATCGCCCGTCGCCACGTCGTCACTGTCCGGCTCGCGCTCGAGGCTGGCGACCTCCACGGGACGCAACGCGTTCCGCGCGGGAGGTGGCTCGTCGCTGAGCCCTGCCTCGCGGCGTACCTCGAAGGTCGCCGCTGCGATCACCGCCAGTAG
- a CDS encoding TadE/TadG family type IV pilus assembly protein — MRGLLADDRGSTPVEFVLVGVLLTALTLGVLQLGLAVYVRNVVHDAAVEGAYHAALADVETAEGATRAEAVIAGAVGGDFVDGATARESTALGHETIEVTVITRLPLVGLLGVSQGWEVTVHAPAESLD, encoded by the coding sequence ATGCGCGGGTTGCTCGCCGACGATCGCGGCTCGACTCCGGTCGAGTTCGTGCTCGTCGGGGTGCTCCTCACGGCTCTGACGCTCGGTGTCCTGCAGCTGGGTTTGGCGGTCTACGTCCGGAACGTCGTGCACGACGCCGCCGTGGAGGGTGCCTATCACGCCGCCCTCGCCGACGTGGAGACGGCGGAAGGCGCCACCCGGGCGGAGGCCGTGATCGCCGGCGCTGTGGGCGGCGACTTCGTCGACGGCGCCACTGCGCGCGAATCGACCGCTCTCGGACACGAGACCATCGAGGTCACGGTCATCACGCGGCTCCCCCTCGTGGGTCTGCTCGGGGTGTCGCAGGGGTGGGAGGTGACCGTCCATGCGCCTGCGGAGAGCTTGGACTGA